One part of the Mariniflexile litorale genome encodes these proteins:
- a CDS encoding LysM peptidoglycan-binding domain-containing protein: protein MAVKAKYQSVLDLGEKLNIKNGDVSEENGILKVKGTANTPYEKNLIWDKIKEIGGESPSDIKANITVADESIYHRHTVKSGETLGKIAKQYYDNASKYQAIFNANTNILKNPDLIQPGQELVIPNL, encoded by the coding sequence ATGGCAGTAAAAGCAAAATACCAATCAGTACTAGATTTAGGTGAAAAATTAAACATTAAAAATGGCGATGTTTCAGAAGAAAACGGCATCTTAAAAGTGAAAGGTACTGCTAACACCCCGTATGAAAAAAACTTAATTTGGGATAAAATTAAAGAAATAGGTGGGGAAAGTCCAAGTGACATTAAAGCAAATATTACTGTGGCGGATGAAAGTATTTACCACAGACATACCGTAAAAAGCGGTGAAACTCTTGGTAAAATAGCAAAACAATATTATGACAATGCGTCTAAATACCAAGCTATATTTAATGCGAATACTAATATTTTAAAGAACCCAGATTTAATACAACCTGGACAAGAATTAGTAATACCTAATTTATAG
- the pyrR gene encoding bifunctional pyr operon transcriptional regulator/uracil phosphoribosyltransferase PyrR: MSQKVLLNAKEVNIILHRLACQLIEKHNDFSKTVLIGLQPRGVFLANRIAKILREDYKVKNIQLGHLDITFFRDDFRRGEKTLEANKTQINFLVEDKNVVFIDDVLYTGRSIRAALTAIQSFGRPNEIELLTLIDRRFSRHLPIQPNYRGRQVDVINNEKVKVNWKEHDNEDSVYLIEK, from the coding sequence ATGAGTCAAAAAGTTTTACTTAACGCAAAAGAGGTAAACATCATTCTTCACCGATTGGCTTGTCAACTTATTGAAAAACATAACGACTTCTCAAAAACCGTTCTTATTGGTTTACAGCCACGTGGCGTGTTTTTAGCAAATAGAATCGCTAAAATATTACGAGAAGACTATAAAGTTAAAAACATTCAATTAGGTCATTTAGATATCACCTTTTTTAGAGACGATTTTCGAAGGGGAGAAAAAACGTTAGAAGCCAATAAAACACAAATCAATTTTCTAGTTGAAGATAAAAATGTGGTCTTTATAGATGATGTTTTATATACAGGCAGAAGCATTCGCGCCGCTTTAACAGCTATTCAATCGTTTGGAAGACCTAACGAAATTGAACTTTTAACGCTTATTGACAGGCGTTTTAGTAGACATTTACCCATACAACCTAACTATAGGGGAAGACAAGTAGATGTTATAAACAACGAAAAAGTAAAAGTAAACTGGAAAGAGCATGATAATGAAGATTCCGTTTATCTAATTGAAAAATAG
- the rpsA gene encoding 30S ribosomal protein S1 → MAEKANQAEVEATTAPTVEAPVVSEAKANPEKFLADFNWHNYQEGIDEVDEKQLQEFEKLVAENFVDTLNDEVVEGTVVHISDRDAIIDINAKSEGVISLNEFRYNPNLAVGDKVEVLIDVREDATGQLVLSHRKARVIKAWDRVIKANETGEIVNGFVKCRTKGGMIVDVFGIEAFLPGSQIDVKPIRDYDQYVNKTMEFKVVKINHEFKNVVVSHKALIEADIEVQKKEIIGQLEKGQVLEGIVKNITSYGVFIDLGGVDGLIHITDLSWSRINHPNEIVELDQKLNVVILDFDENKSRIQLGLKQLSKHPWEALADTVAVGDKVKGKVVVIADYGAFIEVADGVEGLIHVSEMSWSTHLRSAQDFVNVGDEVEAVILTLDREDRKMSLGIKQLTSDPWTDITAKYPLGSKHTGIVRNFTNFGVFVELEEGIDGLIYISDLSWTKKIKHPSEFCAAGDKLEVIVLELDVEGRKLSLGHKQTTVNPWDAYETDFALETVHTGEISEIVDKGATVEFNEDIVAFIPTRHLEKEDGKKLVKGETAEFKIIEFNKEFKRVVASHTAIFKAEEIANVKAAAKKIEAQAAESKPTLGDANEALQALKDKMDGKAAKSKK, encoded by the coding sequence ATGGCTGAAAAAGCAAATCAAGCTGAAGTGGAAGCAACTACCGCTCCAACAGTTGAAGCTCCAGTAGTATCTGAAGCGAAAGCAAATCCTGAAAAATTCTTAGCAGACTTTAACTGGCACAATTACCAAGAAGGTATTGACGAAGTTGATGAAAAACAACTACAAGAATTTGAAAAATTAGTAGCAGAAAATTTCGTTGATACTCTTAACGATGAAGTTGTTGAAGGTACCGTAGTACACATTTCTGATAGAGATGCTATTATTGATATCAACGCAAAATCTGAAGGTGTTATCTCTTTAAACGAATTTCGTTACAATCCTAACTTAGCAGTTGGTGACAAAGTAGAAGTATTAATTGATGTTCGTGAAGATGCAACAGGACAATTAGTATTATCTCACAGAAAAGCTCGTGTAATCAAAGCATGGGACAGAGTTATTAAAGCTAATGAAACTGGTGAAATCGTTAACGGTTTTGTTAAATGTAGAACGAAGGGTGGTATGATTGTAGATGTATTCGGTATCGAAGCATTCTTACCAGGTTCTCAAATTGACGTGAAACCAATTAGAGATTACGATCAGTACGTAAATAAAACTATGGAATTCAAAGTTGTGAAAATCAACCACGAATTTAAAAACGTAGTAGTATCTCATAAAGCACTTATTGAGGCTGATATTGAAGTACAGAAAAAAGAAATTATTGGTCAATTAGAAAAAGGTCAAGTATTAGAAGGTATTGTTAAAAATATCACTTCTTACGGTGTATTCATCGATCTTGGTGGTGTAGATGGTTTAATCCACATTACCGATTTATCTTGGTCTCGTATCAATCATCCAAACGAGATTGTAGAATTAGATCAAAAACTTAACGTGGTAATCCTTGATTTTGATGAAAACAAATCAAGAATCCAATTAGGTCTTAAACAATTATCTAAACACCCATGGGAAGCATTAGCTGATACAGTGGCTGTTGGTGATAAAGTAAAAGGTAAAGTAGTTGTTATTGCAGATTACGGTGCATTTATTGAAGTAGCTGATGGTGTTGAAGGTTTAATTCACGTTTCTGAAATGTCTTGGTCTACACACTTACGTTCAGCTCAAGATTTCGTTAATGTTGGTGATGAAGTTGAAGCAGTTATCTTAACTTTAGATAGAGAAGATCGTAAAATGTCTTTAGGTATCAAACAATTAACATCTGATCCTTGGACTGATATTACAGCTAAATACCCATTAGGTTCTAAGCACACAGGTATTGTTCGTAACTTTACAAACTTTGGTGTTTTTGTTGAATTAGAAGAAGGTATCGATGGATTAATTTACATCTCCGATTTATCTTGGACTAAGAAAATCAAACATCCATCTGAGTTCTGTGCAGCTGGTGATAAATTAGAAGTTATCGTATTAGAGTTAGATGTTGAAGGACGTAAATTATCTTTAGGTCACAAACAAACAACTGTAAATCCTTGGGATGCTTATGAAACTGATTTCGCTTTAGAAACTGTTCACACAGGTGAAATTTCTGAAATCGTTGATAAAGGCGCTACTGTAGAATTTAACGAAGACATCGTTGCTTTCATTCCTACACGTCACCTTGAAAAAGAAGATGGTAAGAAATTAGTAAAAGGAGAAACGGCTGAATTCAAGATCATTGAATTCAACAAAGAGTTCAAACGTGTTGTAGCATCTCACACTGCTATTTTTAAAGCAGAAGAAATTGCAAACGTTAAAGCTGCTGCTAAGAAAATAGAAGCACAAGCTGCCGAGTCTAAACCGACTTTAGGTGACGCTAACGAAGCATTACAAGCTCTTAAAGATAAAATGGACGGAAAAGCAGCAAAAAGCAAAAAATAA
- a CDS encoding ribonuclease Z, producing the protein MKLTILGCYSATPRALTNTTSQVLEINNHMFLIDCGEGTQVELRKHKIKFNRIKHIFISHLHGDHFFGLVGLISTFRLLTRETELHIYGPKGIKEVVTLQMKLADSWTNYQLIFHELTSENSELIFEDEEVEVYTIPLNHRIYTNGYLFKEKEGNRKLDINLVEEANIHMAYYRKLAQGFDVTNNDGILIKNETVTKAGVKPKSYAFCSDTMYKEDIVPIIKNVDVLYHESTFLEKHAHLAPRTKHSTAKEAASIAKQANVGTLLLGHYSTRYDGLNLFKEEAQEVFENVELCEDGKTFNF; encoded by the coding sequence ATGAAATTAACCATATTAGGTTGTTACAGTGCCACACCAAGAGCTTTAACAAATACCACATCGCAAGTATTAGAAATAAACAATCACATGTTTTTAATAGATTGTGGTGAAGGTACTCAAGTGGAACTCCGCAAGCATAAAATTAAGTTTAATCGCATCAAGCATATCTTTATTTCCCATTTACACGGAGATCATTTTTTCGGTTTAGTGGGCTTAATATCTACTTTTAGATTGCTTACACGTGAAACAGAGTTACATATTTATGGTCCCAAAGGCATTAAAGAAGTCGTGACGCTTCAAATGAAATTAGCCGACTCTTGGACTAATTACCAGCTTATTTTTCATGAGTTGACTTCAGAAAATTCAGAATTGATTTTTGAAGATGAGGAAGTTGAAGTGTATACCATTCCTTTAAATCATCGGATATATACCAATGGCTATCTATTCAAAGAAAAAGAAGGGAATAGAAAATTAGATATTAATTTAGTTGAAGAAGCTAATATTCATATGGCTTACTATAGAAAATTAGCTCAAGGTTTTGATGTGACTAATAATGATGGTATTCTTATAAAAAATGAAACTGTAACCAAGGCAGGAGTAAAGCCTAAAAGTTATGCATTTTGTAGTGATACCATGTATAAAGAAGATATTGTTCCAATAATTAAAAATGTAGATGTGTTATATCATGAATCTACTTTTTTGGAAAAACATGCACATTTGGCGCCAAGAACGAAGCACTCAACAGCAAAAGAAGCTGCTAGTATTGCTAAACAAGCCAATGTAGGCACTTTGCTGCTTGGTCATTATTCTACGCGTTATGACGGCTTAAATTTATTTAAAGAAGAAGCACAGGAAGTATTTGAAAATGTGGAATTATGTGAAGACGGAAAAACGTTTAATTTCTAA
- the cmk gene encoding (d)CMP kinase — translation MKKITIAIDGFSSTGKSTVAKQIANHLGYVYVDSGAMYRAVTYYAMQQGFIDVNHFDIEGLVANLKTIDIRFKFNNKFGFAEVYLNDMNIENDIRTLEVSSFVSKVAEISEVRQKLVEQQKQLGKDGGVVMDGRDIGTVVFTDAELKLFMTASAETRAERRYSELIERGDAVTYEAVLKNVQERDYIDSHRKDSPLTKAKDAIQIDNSNMTLQEQFDKILELVNVTLENVN, via the coding sequence ATGAAAAAAATAACCATAGCTATAGACGGATTTTCTTCCACAGGAAAAAGTACGGTTGCTAAACAAATTGCAAACCATTTAGGCTATGTGTATGTAGATTCTGGAGCGATGTACCGAGCTGTTACCTATTATGCCATGCAACAAGGATTTATAGACGTCAATCATTTTGATATTGAGGGTTTAGTCGCTAATTTGAAAACTATTGATATTAGATTTAAGTTTAATAACAAGTTTGGTTTTGCTGAAGTGTATCTTAATGATATGAATATTGAAAACGATATACGTACTTTAGAAGTTTCAAGTTTTGTTAGTAAGGTTGCCGAAATATCTGAAGTGCGTCAAAAGCTTGTAGAACAACAAAAGCAATTAGGAAAAGATGGAGGTGTTGTTATGGATGGTCGCGATATCGGTACCGTGGTATTTACGGATGCTGAACTTAAATTATTTATGACAGCTTCTGCTGAAACAAGAGCAGAAAGACGGTATTCAGAATTGATAGAAAGAGGGGATGCTGTTACTTATGAAGCTGTTTTAAAAAATGTTCAAGAACGCGACTATATAGATTCCCATAGAAAAGATTCACCTTTAACAAAAGCCAAAGACGCTATTCAAATAGATAATTCTAATATGACTCTACAAGAACAGTTCGATAAAATTTTAGAGCTTGTAAACGTTACCTTAGAAAATGTAAATTGA
- a CDS encoding aspartate carbamoyltransferase catalytic subunit has product MSELSVNHLLGIKYLNKQDIQLIFETADHFKEVINRPIKKVPSLRDITIANLFFENSTRTKLSFELAEKRLSADVLNFSSSQSSVKKGETLIDTVNNILSMKVDMVVMRHPNPGAGVFLSKHVKASIINAGDGAHEHPTQALLDSYSIREKLGGVAGKKVVIVGDILHSRVALSNIFALQLQGAQVMVCGPKTLLPKYINTLGVKVETNLIKALNWCDVANMLRVQNERMDISYFPSTREYTQQFGVNKELLDSLNKEITIMHPGPINRGVEITSDVADSKQSIILDQVQNGVAIRMAVIYLLASKIKQ; this is encoded by the coding sequence ATGAGCGAATTAAGTGTTAATCACTTATTAGGAATCAAGTATCTAAATAAACAAGATATTCAACTTATTTTTGAAACTGCCGATCATTTTAAGGAAGTGATTAACAGACCTATCAAAAAGGTGCCTTCGCTAAGAGATATTACCATTGCAAACTTATTCTTCGAAAATTCAACCAGAACTAAATTATCTTTCGAGTTGGCTGAAAAACGATTATCCGCCGATGTCCTTAATTTTTCATCATCACAATCTTCAGTAAAGAAAGGAGAAACTTTAATCGATACGGTTAATAATATCCTGTCTATGAAAGTGGATATGGTAGTTATGAGACATCCGAATCCTGGTGCAGGTGTGTTTCTGTCAAAGCATGTAAAAGCGAGTATTATCAACGCCGGAGATGGCGCACATGAGCATCCAACACAAGCTTTATTGGATTCGTATTCAATACGAGAAAAATTAGGAGGTGTCGCTGGGAAAAAAGTAGTTATTGTTGGGGATATTTTACATAGTAGGGTAGCACTCTCAAATATATTTGCTTTGCAATTACAAGGGGCACAGGTAATGGTTTGCGGGCCTAAAACGTTACTACCTAAATACATAAACACACTTGGAGTAAAGGTTGAAACAAATCTAATTAAAGCACTGAATTGGTGCGATGTAGCAAACATGTTACGGGTGCAGAACGAACGTATGGATATTAGCTATTTCCCATCCACTAGAGAATATACACAACAATTTGGAGTTAATAAAGAGTTGCTAGATTCTTTAAACAAAGAAATAACTATTATGCATCCTGGACCTATTAACAGAGGTGTAGAAATAACGAGTGATGTTGCCGATTCTAAACAATCCATTATTTTAGATCAAGTACAAAACGGGGTTGCAATTAGGATGGCAGTTATTTATTTATTAGCTTCAAAAATAAAACAGTAA
- a CDS encoding ribonuclease Z, translating into MIIDQDGNISIITQEKATIVELIKKIQTLYPKFKNNNIIVALSSLNKLGLEDIVEFLELSNTHRATKHSFVIVCDKIDLNSVPDEIVVVPTSKEAYDIIEMEEMERDLGF; encoded by the coding sequence ATGATAATCGATCAAGACGGTAATATATCAATCATTACTCAAGAGAAAGCAACTATTGTTGAGCTAATAAAAAAAATACAAACCTTATATCCTAAATTCAAAAACAATAACATTATTGTAGCTTTATCTTCTTTAAACAAATTAGGTTTAGAAGATATCGTGGAATTTTTGGAACTATCAAATACCCATAGAGCTACAAAGCATTCTTTTGTAATTGTTTGTGATAAAATAGATTTAAATAGTGTTCCAGATGAAATAGTCGTTGTACCAACAAGTAAAGAAGCTTACGACATTATTGAAATGGAAGAAATGGAACGCGATTTAGGGTTCTAA
- the lon gene encoding endopeptidase La — protein sequence MKKSNFISLDSLSLQDFDENSELIPLMTPEDEEEINNEKLPETLPILSLRNTVLFPGVVIPITAGRDKSIRLINDANKGSKVIGVVAQKDESVENPTAKEIHEIGTVAKILRVLKMPDGNVTVIIQGKKRFKVAEVLTEDPYMNATVREIPEARPAQKNKEFIAIIESIKDLALNIIKESPNIPSEASFAIKNIESDSFLINFVSSNMNLTVAEKQALLQIDDLKKRALATLKFMNVEFQKLELKNDIQSKVQMDMSQQQREYFLHQQMKTIQEELGGLNHEEEIEEMRMRADQKLWDENVANHFEKELSKIQRMNPQVAEYSIQRNYLELFLDLPWNEFSKDKFDLKRAMKILDRDHFGLEDVKRRIIEYLAVLKLRNDMKSPILCLYGPPGVGKTSLGKSIAEALGREYVRISLGGLRDEAEIRGHRKTYIGAMPGRIIQSLKKAGTSNPVFVLDEIDKLSNSNQGDPSSAMLEVLDPEQNSEFYDNFLEMGYDLSKVMFIATSNSLSTIQPALRDRMEIINVTGYTIEEKVEIGKRHLLPKQLKEHGLTDAHLKIGKAQLEKIVEGYTRESGVRGLEKQIAKMVRYAAKNIAMEEDYHIKVTNEDVIEVLGGPKLERDKYENNNVAGVVTGLAWTSVGGDILFIESILSKGKGTLTITGNLGTVMKESATIAMEYIKSNAEEFGIDSEVFEKYNVHIHVPEGATPKDGPSAGVTMLTSLVSLFTQRKVKKSLAMTGEITLRGKVLPVGGLKEKILAAKRARIKEILLCEENRRDIEEIKQDYLKGLTFHYVTDMSDVIKIALTNQKVVNAKKL from the coding sequence ATGAAAAAATCTAATTTTATATCTCTAGACAGTTTGTCATTACAGGATTTTGATGAGAATTCGGAATTAATCCCGTTAATGACACCTGAAGATGAAGAAGAAATAAATAACGAAAAATTACCAGAAACACTTCCTATTTTGTCTTTACGAAATACGGTGTTATTTCCAGGTGTGGTTATTCCTATTACGGCGGGTCGCGACAAATCTATCCGACTCATAAACGATGCAAATAAAGGTAGTAAAGTAATTGGTGTCGTGGCTCAAAAAGACGAATCAGTCGAGAACCCTACAGCAAAGGAAATTCACGAAATTGGTACGGTTGCTAAAATTTTACGTGTTTTAAAAATGCCCGATGGTAATGTAACTGTTATTATTCAAGGTAAAAAACGCTTTAAAGTGGCCGAAGTCCTTACTGAGGATCCGTATATGAATGCCACTGTTAGAGAGATTCCAGAAGCAAGACCAGCACAAAAAAATAAAGAATTTATAGCTATTATTGAATCTATTAAAGACTTAGCACTCAATATCATTAAAGAAAGTCCAAACATTCCAAGTGAAGCGTCTTTTGCTATTAAAAATATTGAAAGTGATTCGTTTTTAATCAATTTTGTGTCGTCTAACATGAATCTAACAGTGGCTGAAAAGCAAGCTCTGTTGCAAATTGATGACCTTAAAAAACGTGCTCTAGCCACGCTTAAGTTTATGAATGTCGAGTTCCAGAAGTTGGAACTTAAAAATGATATTCAGTCTAAAGTGCAGATGGATATGAGTCAGCAACAACGCGAATATTTCTTGCATCAACAAATGAAAACCATTCAAGAAGAATTGGGAGGTTTGAATCATGAAGAAGAGATTGAAGAAATGCGTATGCGTGCCGATCAAAAGTTATGGGACGAAAATGTGGCCAATCATTTTGAAAAAGAGCTGTCTAAAATACAACGTATGAATCCGCAAGTGGCGGAATATTCCATTCAGCGTAATTATTTAGAATTGTTTTTAGATTTACCTTGGAACGAGTTTAGTAAGGATAAATTCGATTTAAAGCGTGCCATGAAAATTTTAGACCGTGATCATTTTGGTTTGGAAGATGTAAAACGCCGTATTATTGAATATCTAGCAGTTTTGAAATTACGTAACGATATGAAATCACCTATTTTGTGTTTATACGGACCTCCTGGAGTTGGTAAAACATCTTTAGGAAAATCGATAGCAGAAGCTTTAGGAAGAGAATATGTTCGTATTTCCTTAGGAGGTTTACGTGATGAAGCGGAAATTCGAGGTCATAGAAAAACCTATATTGGTGCTATGCCAGGACGTATCATTCAAAGTTTAAAAAAGGCGGGGACCTCAAATCCTGTGTTTGTTTTAGATGAGATAGATAAATTGTCTAATTCAAATCAAGGGGATCCATCTTCTGCGATGTTGGAAGTGTTAGATCCAGAGCAAAATAGTGAGTTTTATGATAACTTTTTAGAAATGGGTTACGACCTGTCTAAAGTTATGTTTATAGCGACTTCAAACAGCTTATCAACCATACAACCTGCACTGAGAGACCGTATGGAAATTATAAATGTAACAGGTTATACTATTGAAGAAAAGGTTGAAATTGGTAAACGTCATTTACTTCCAAAACAATTAAAAGAACATGGTTTAACCGATGCGCATCTTAAAATAGGGAAAGCACAGTTAGAGAAAATTGTTGAAGGCTATACGCGTGAATCTGGTGTTCGTGGTTTAGAAAAGCAAATTGCAAAAATGGTGCGTTATGCAGCAAAAAATATTGCCATGGAGGAAGATTACCATATTAAAGTAACTAACGAAGATGTTATTGAAGTATTGGGAGGGCCTAAATTAGAACGCGATAAATACGAAAACAATAATGTCGCAGGTGTTGTAACAGGATTAGCTTGGACTAGTGTTGGAGGAGATATATTGTTCATTGAATCTATTTTATCAAAGGGAAAAGGAACATTGACTATTACGGGTAATTTAGGCACCGTAATGAAAGAATCTGCTACTATTGCTATGGAATATATCAAATCGAATGCTGAAGAATTTGGAATTGATTCAGAAGTTTTTGAAAAATATAATGTGCATATTCACGTACCTGAAGGAGCCACACCAAAAGACGGGCCAAGTGCTGGTGTTACCATGTTAACATCCTTAGTATCCTTATTCACACAACGTAAAGTGAAGAAAAGTTTAGCCATGACAGGTGAAATTACGCTTCGAGGCAAAGTGCTTCCTGTTGGTGGTCTTAAAGAAAAAATCCTTGCTGCTAAACGCGCTAGAATTAAAGAAATATTACTTTGTGAAGAAAATCGACGCGATATTGAAGAAATAAAGCAAGATTACTTAAAAGGATTAACCTTTCATTATGTAACCGATATGAGTGATGTTATTAAAATAGCACTCACAAACCAAAAGGTTGTTAATGCTAAGAAGCTATAA
- the porQ gene encoding type IX secretion system protein PorQ, whose amino-acid sequence MLKKIITLFYLLFSILTYAQVGGESTYQFLNLVSSPRQAALGGKVLTIVDYDVTQGLYNPATINVDMDNQLALNYTSYLGGISYGTAAYAYTVNRRANTFHAGITYVNYGSFDGYDEDGNSTGTFTGNETALSFGYAMQIGYSDFYIGTNVKLITSKLEQYSSFGAAIDLGLLYINEDLDFHAAVAVRNFGTQITTYAGLREKLPFEVDFGMSQTLENVPIRWHITLENLQEWPIARPNPARTTSDLNDNQTDEKIGFLGQVMRHSIFGAEIFPEGGFNIRLGYNFRRAEELRIVDQRNFSGLSAGFSIKMNKMRFSYTHAKYTSAANSNFFGLQIDLH is encoded by the coding sequence ATGCTAAAGAAAATTATCACGCTTTTTTATCTGCTTTTTAGTATCTTAACCTATGCACAGGTAGGAGGTGAGTCTACTTACCAATTCCTAAATTTGGTTTCATCGCCTCGTCAAGCAGCTTTAGGAGGAAAAGTACTAACTATAGTAGATTATGATGTGACACAAGGGCTTTACAATCCAGCAACTATTAACGTTGATATGGATAACCAATTAGCATTAAACTACACCAGTTATTTAGGAGGTATTAGTTATGGAACAGCGGCGTACGCTTATACTGTGAATAGACGAGCCAATACATTTCATGCGGGTATTACCTATGTTAATTATGGTTCTTTTGATGGGTATGATGAAGATGGGAATTCAACAGGTACCTTTACAGGAAATGAAACAGCTTTATCTTTTGGTTATGCGATGCAAATAGGTTATTCCGATTTTTATATAGGCACTAATGTAAAATTGATTACCTCAAAATTAGAACAATATAGTTCATTTGGAGCAGCGATAGATTTGGGCTTATTATATATCAATGAAGATTTAGATTTTCATGCAGCTGTAGCAGTTAGAAATTTCGGAACTCAAATTACTACCTATGCAGGTCTTAGAGAAAAACTTCCTTTTGAAGTCGACTTTGGCATGTCGCAAACTTTAGAAAACGTGCCAATTCGTTGGCATATTACTTTAGAGAATTTACAAGAATGGCCCATCGCAAGGCCAAATCCAGCGAGAACAACCAGTGATTTAAATGATAATCAAACTGATGAAAAAATAGGCTTTTTAGGACAAGTAATGCGACATAGTATTTTTGGGGCTGAAATTTTTCCCGAAGGCGGATTTAATATTCGTTTAGGATATAATTTTAGAAGGGCCGAAGAACTACGAATAGTGGATCAACGAAATTTTTCAGGGTTATCGGCAGGTTTTTCAATAAAAATGAATAAAATGCGCTTTAGTTATACACATGCTAAATACACAAGTGCTGCTAATTCAAACTTTTTTGGTTTGCAGATTGATTTGCATTAA